The following are encoded in a window of Thunnus albacares chromosome 9, fThuAlb1.1, whole genome shotgun sequence genomic DNA:
- the LOC122988823 gene encoding sterile alpha motif domain-containing protein 9-like, whose amino-acid sequence MKRSTTKPPPEIEKWTKEDVHLWLMTQVKVHELCADRFIEEEVSGDILVVFEKTDILDLGIKHGPAVKITSYLERLKAGSKHESQFPAYVENWTKEQVNQWLQQHVKTYSKYAERLQEEDVSGDCLVCFKKQDFLDLDVKSGPTVKILAELRQLNTKPEPTLQPIPHTSTEQKATPKPIQPKPSLAQAIATQQAESYDNTESKTDEMVGKKSEKVHLPFERPSGKEKIQQPEAQNLGAKRKETVTRTLPDISKITVEIQKTLDNLLKDDLKRFHFHLQEYSKSKHKPIPRGKLEGKDTMDTAKLMTEHYGSNEALQVTLDILKDIHQCDLVCHLEKNMGQLRQQCLSKEVSKKEANQGDKLKNLLTCGGNSLDSYDRFVVVANKSSPEQVQYLQFLSKLKLFCVLDFDPESAAKGGLCHSYRESRVANQHTPSQYQGQTESVIKNLNLYKQTSWVFCNGRHDLDSDSNRELDYKNWLRKSCRDVEQLVSFICNPEVLLHGRSLIIFLLLSPVDSEKDPIFDTYKSFLKHTEEKNSITICDSQSTYEKWRELIQDKCDCDIDPLSIYELTLSEVNGTVMALGPLNQSSERLLPSSDSSAVVLKQKDEDLMTALDILCINQCENIYDENSQEFHDFRIKVEKEFYRGGKVKWWNFYFCDKDTEKPFIKRDKYENVKRMIRSQWRDSKNACVLLNLFHHPGCGGTTLAMHVMWDLRQEFRCAVLKDNTLPKDEVAIQVIELMKLESEKPSPVLLLVDDSQETKNPYDLVICIRKVVEDFSNMNMDDMQNCKVIILNCVRSHSPKEQYKQDNSTQCQYITASLTLEEQKEFEKKLKELGESHEKPENFYSFMIMKSNFDTDYVDDLARNTLESFDFSTKEARLFAFLALLNTYVAESEISLSLCEDFLGLKMTHWREGSVLDRMKPYSNFLIIDTDEEWGGYKGIRILHHTIASACLKELERRRSLKVSDIAMEILHCDLFFSARVVKERFMQSIQRMLIKRQRKKDGDEREPFSPLIEKIHNQQGRQTVQEIFVKASSRFETSLSIPQALARYLYINERDFPEALKWAEKAKNIKQNPYTFDTIGQVHKSNLKSNIHREKQETTHNPEDLNTNIKIAENATIAFKRAQELASREDEPEEEAADDESDDYPRKSYTIYGYVGVLEIAFLIFEILGRLPFFEESDPMKKKYLQSFLQKAIPITSVYKDDDEINNRYMEIIKEHEPFLLNLKTEVKETFELLDCYFTYIKGNNSEFDSKNHWTVCSHFKKYVNLFCTAPEGIKAERQNNPNLNLKIEIEERRLCLERNQADTFAGILQHLDKPAEEIERVTEHYAFLQQQQLINKRQKTKETINYILSNIVLYHLKPKSKHVKSYSHLSDLLLKTLQDVGLRYPFPDPYYLALLLLWPSPNQENTEIGTYVTAIRNSSRKHLSNLFRKRSTVAKLYLGKEEGLKRLISKPKLDKSFLPMMPRDALAQLWWNGDIFKEKAIISRLHRVSGTIEQGELFANYGKLKIPVRPALIGGVRTGFSTEKVSFYLGFAINGPLAYDIQHEN is encoded by the exons ATGAAACGCTCAACAACGAAGCCGCCACCTGAAATTGAAAAATGGACGAAGGAAGATGTCCACCTGTGGCTGATGACACAGGTCAAAGTTCATGAGCTTTGTGCAGACAGGTTCATTGAAGAGGAAGTCTCTGGAGATATTTTAGTTGTATTTGAAAAGACAGACATATTAGACTTGGGAATAAAACACGGTCCTGCAGTCAAAATCACATCTTATCTAGAAAGGTTAAAGGCAGGATCAAAACATGAGTCACAGTTCCCAGCATATGTGGAAAACTGGACAAAGGAGCAGGTGAACCAGTGGTTACAGCAGCATGTGAAGACATATAGCAAATATGCAGAACGGCTCCAGGAGGAAGATGTTTCTGGAGATTGTCTTGTTTGCTTTAAGAAGCAGGATTTTCTGGATCTGGATGTGAAAAGTGGTCCTACTGTAAAGATTCTGGCAGAACTACGTCAGTTGAACACGAAACCAGAGCCGACACTGCAACCGATCCCTCACACCAGCACAGAACAAAAAGCAACTCCAAAACCCATTCAACCTAAACCAAGTCTGGCTCAAGCAATAGCAACCCAGCAAGCTGAGTCATATGACAACACTGAAtcaaaaacagatgaaatggtgggaaaaaagtctgaaaaagtCCATCTGCCATTTGAGAGACCTTCAGGAAAGGAGAAAATTCAGCAGCCAGAAGCACAGAACTTGGGGGCCAAGAGGAAAGAAACTGTC ACCAGAACCCTACCTGACATATCCAAGATCACTGTGGAGATCCAGAAAACCCTGGACAACCTTTTAAAAGATGACCTGAAAAGGTTTCATTTCCACTTACAAGAATACAGCAAATCTAAGCATAAACCTATTCCTCGGGGCAAACTGGAGGGCAAGGACACCATGGACACTGCTAAGTTAATGACTGAACACTATGGAAGCAATGAGGCCTTACAGGTCACACTAGACATTCTAAAAGACATCCATCAGTGTGATCTTGTTTGTCATTTGGAAAAGAACATGG GTCAACTAAGGCAGCAGTGTCTTTCAAAAGAAGTTTCGAAGAAAGAAGCTAACCAGGGTGACAAACTTAAGAATTTGTTGACTTGTGGTGGGAACTCACTGGACAGTTATGacagatttgttgttgttgcgaACAAAAGCAGTCCAGAACAAGTGCAGTACCTCCAGTTTCTGAGTAAGTTGAAATTGTTCTGTGTGTTAGACTTTGACCCTGAGTCTGCTGCTAAAGGTGGACTGTGTCACTCATACAGAGAGTCGAGAGTGGCCAATCAGCACACCCCATCACAATATCAAGGGCAGACTGAATCAGTAATAAAGAATCTTAACCTCTACAAACAGACCAGTTGGGTCTTCTGCAATGGCAGACATGACCTTGACAGTGACTCTAACAGAGAGTTAGATTATAAGAACTGGCTAAGGAAATCTTGCAGAGATGTAGAGCAGTTGGTTTCATTCATTTGCAACCCTGAAGTTCTCCTTCATGGAAGAAGTCTCATCATCTTCCTCCTACTTTCACCTGTGGACTCTGAGAAAGACCCAATCTTTGACACCTACAAGTCCTTCTTGAAACACACTGAGGAGAAAAACAGCATCACTATTTGTGATTCTCAGAGCACCTATGAGAAATGGAGGGAGCTGATACAAGACAAGTGTGACTGTGACATTGACCCGCTATCCATATATGAGCTGACCCTTAGCGAGGTCAATGGGACTGTAATGGCACTTGGGCCTTTGAATCAGTCATCTGAAAGGCTGCTTCCCTCTTCGGACTCCAGTGCTGTTGTTCtgaaacagaaagatgaagatCTGATGACAGCTTTGGACATTTTGTGTATCAATCAGTGTGAAAACATCTATGATGAAAACAGTCAGGAGTTCCATGACTTCAGAATCAAAGTTGAGAAAGAATTTTACAGAGGAGGTAAAGTCAAATGGTGGAACTTTTACTTCTGtgacaaagacacagaaaagccATTCATCAAAAGAGACAAGTATGAAAATGTGAAGAGGATGATAAGGTCTCAGTGGAGAGATTCAAAGAATGCATGTGTTCTGCTCAACCTTTTCCACCATCCAGGCTGTGGTGGGACCACTTTAGCGATGCATGTCATGTGGGATCTCCGTCAAGAGTTCAGATGTGCTGTGCTGAAAGACAACACACTGCCAAAAGATGAAGTCGCTATTCAAGTTATAGAACTCATGAAGCTTGAAAGTGAGAAACCATCTCCAGTTTTGCTGTTAGTTGATGACTCACAAGAAACCAAGAATCCTTATGATCTTGTAATCTGCATCCGTAAAGTTGTAGAGGATTTCTCCAACATGAATATGGATGACATGCAAAACTGCAAAGTCATCATCCTTAACTGTGTCCGTTCACATAGCCCGAAGGAGCAATACAAACAGGACAATTCAACACAATGTCAGTACATTACTGCTTCATTGACATTAGAAGAACAGAAGGAGTTTGAAAAGAAACTTAAAGAGCTTGGAGAATCTCATGAAAAGCCTGAAAACTTTTACAGTTTCATGATCATGAAGAGCAATTTTGACACGGATTATGTAGACGATCTTGCTCGTAACACACTGGAGAGCTTTGATTTCAGCACAAAGGAGGCCCGactgtttgcttttctagcaTTACTGAATACTTATGTGGCAGAATctgaaatctctctctctctctgtgaggaTTTTCTTGGGTTGAAGATGACACATTGGAGGGAGGGCAGTGTACTAGACAGAATGAAGCCATATTCAAACTTCCTCATCATAGACACAGATGAAGAGTGGGGCGGATACAAAGGCATCCGAATTCTTCATCACACCATAGCATCTGCCTGTCTGAAAGAGTTGGAGAGAAGACGCTCTTTAAAAGTAAGTGATATTGCTATGGAGATTCTTCACTGTGATCTGTTCTTCAGTGCTCGAGTTGTCAAAGAAAGATTCATGCAGTCAATTCAACGAATGTTGATTAAAAGGCAGCGCAAGAAAGATGGAGATGAGAGAGAACCATTTTCTCCCCTCATAGAGAAAATCCACAACCAGCAAGGCAGGCAAACTGTCCAAGAAATATTTGTGAAAGCATCATCCAGGTTTGAAACAAGTTTATCTATTCCCCAGGCACTGGCAAGATATCTGTACATCAATGAGCGTGACTTCCCAGAGGCTCTGAAGTGGGCAGAAAAGGCCAAGAACATCAAGCAAAATCCGTacacatttgacacaattggACAGGTGcacaaaagcaatttaaaatcCAACATccacagagaaaagcaggagACAACACATAACCCTGAAgatttaaacacaaacattaaaatagCAGAAAATGCTACCATAGCGTTTAAAAGGGCTCAAGAGCTGGCAAGCAGAGAGGATGAACCTGAGGAGGAAGCCGCTGATGATGAGTCAGATGACTATCCCAGAAAGTCATATACTATTTATGGCTATGTGGGTGTGCTGGAAATTGCTTTCCTGATCTTTGAGATTTTGGGCAGATTGCCATTCTTTGAGGAAAGTGATCCTATGAAGAAGAAGTACTTGCAGAGTTTTCTGCAGAAAGCAATCCCAATCACCAGCGTCTATAAGGATGACGATGAGATAAACAACAGATACATGGAGATCATCAAAGAACATGAGCCGTTCCTCCTCAATTTGAAAACTGAAGTAAAAGAAACGTTTGAACTTCTTGACTGTTACTTCACGTATATAAAAGGGAACAATTCAGAATTTGATTCAAAGAATCATTGGACCGTCTgtagtcattttaaaaagtatgtGAATCTTTTTTGCACCGCACCAGAGGGAATCAAAGCAGAACGACAAAACAATCCCAATCTCAATTTGAAAATTGAGATTGAAGAACGAAGATTGTGTCTTGAGAGGAATCAAGCAGATACATTCGCAGGGATCCTTCAGCATTTGGACAAACCTGCAGAAGAGATTGAGAGAGTCACAGAACACTATGCATTcttgcaacaacaacaacttatcaacaaaagacaaaagacaaaggaaacaattaattacattttgtcaaacaTAGTTCTTTACCATTTGAAACCAAAATCTAAACATGTAAAGAGTTACAGCCACCTCTCTGATCTCCTTTTGAAAACTCTGCAAGATGTAGGACTTCGGTATCCCTTCCCAGACCCATACTACCTGGCTCTGCTGTTACTCTGGCCAAGTCCAAATcaggaaaacacagaaatcGGGACATATGTGACTGCAATTCGAAACTCATCCCGCAAACATCTGTCAAATTTGTTTCGAAAGAGGAGCACTGTTGCCAAGCTCTACTTGGGCAAAGAAGAGGGACTCAAGAGGCTTATCTCTAAACCTAAACTGGATAAGAGTTTCCTGCCTATGATGCCTCGCGATGCCTTGGCACAACTTTGGTGGAATGGAGacatatttaaagaaaaagcaatCATCAGCCGTCTTCATCGAGTCAGTGGAACCATTGAGCAAGGAGAGTTGTTTGCAAATTATGGAAAACTAAAAATCCCTGTGCGTCCAGCTCTTATTGGTGGAGTAAGAACTGGTTTCAGCACAGAAAAGGTTTCTTTCTACCTTGGTTTTGCAATTAATGGACCCCTTGCATATGATATTCAGCATGAAAACTAG